One region of Ornithinibacter aureus genomic DNA includes:
- a CDS encoding agmatine deiminase family protein produces the protein MPPEWAPHERTWMAWPSSGYTLGETDAAADEARATWADVAFAVSRFEPVTLVVDPDAVDVARRWIGEGRHGHYRVDLLEAPLDDAWMRDIGPTFVVSPDGGLGAVDWVFNGWGAQEWATWENDARIGEFVAGRSGATRVASELVNEGGGIHVDGLGTVLLTETVQLDPGRNPGLTRADVEAEMARTIGATTCIWLPRGLTRDYDEFGTRGHVDIVATFASPGVVLLHWQGDPAHPDHEVSVELEGLLSSARDARGERLEVVRVPAPRTLEDEDGIVDWSYINHLVVNDGVVACTYDDPQDAASLAVLEKAYAGRQVVGVDARPLFARGGGIHCITQQQPRV, from the coding sequence ATGCCGCCCGAGTGGGCACCGCACGAGCGCACGTGGATGGCGTGGCCGTCGTCGGGCTACACCCTCGGCGAGACCGACGCGGCCGCTGACGAGGCGCGGGCCACCTGGGCCGACGTCGCGTTCGCCGTGTCGCGCTTCGAGCCGGTCACGCTCGTCGTCGACCCGGATGCCGTCGACGTCGCCCGCCGCTGGATCGGCGAGGGTCGTCACGGCCACTACCGCGTCGACCTGCTCGAGGCGCCGCTCGACGATGCCTGGATGCGTGACATCGGGCCGACCTTCGTCGTGTCGCCCGACGGTGGGCTCGGCGCCGTCGACTGGGTGTTCAACGGGTGGGGCGCCCAGGAGTGGGCGACCTGGGAGAACGACGCCCGCATCGGCGAGTTCGTCGCCGGGCGCTCCGGTGCGACGCGGGTGGCGAGTGAGCTCGTGAACGAGGGCGGCGGCATCCACGTCGACGGTCTCGGAACGGTGCTGCTCACCGAGACGGTCCAGCTCGACCCGGGCCGCAACCCGGGGCTGACCAGGGCCGACGTCGAGGCCGAGATGGCCCGCACCATCGGCGCGACGACGTGCATCTGGCTGCCTCGCGGCCTGACCCGCGACTACGACGAGTTCGGCACCCGCGGGCACGTCGACATCGTCGCGACCTTCGCCTCCCCCGGCGTCGTGCTGCTGCACTGGCAGGGCGACCCGGCCCACCCCGACCACGAGGTGTCCGTCGAGCTCGAGGGTCTGCTCTCGTCAGCCCGCGACGCCCGCGGCGAGCGGCTCGAGGTCGTGCGCGTCCCGGCACCGCGCACCCTCGAGGACGAGGACGGCATCGTCGACTGGTCCTACATCAACCACCTGGTCGTCAACGACGGCGTCGTGGCCTGCACCTACGACGACCCGCAGGATGCCGCGTCGCTGGCCGTGCTGGAGAAGGCGTATGCCGGTCGTCAGGTCGTCGGGGTGGATGCCCGGCCGTTGTTCGCCCGCGGCGGCGGCATCCACTGCATCACCCAGCAACAGCCGCGGGTCTGA
- a CDS encoding nitrilase-related carbon-nitrogen hydrolase, with the protein MRLITAASVPQSLARVTEPTAPPLRVGLVQHAWDPDADALRATLTDGIRTAADAGAQIVFLPELTLSRYPADTLPTDRPDATAESLTDGPTITFAREAAAATGVLVHASLFERAPAPDGTDDGLGFNTAILVAPDGTLLAHTRKTHIPVTAGYYEDKYFRQGPAEGAYPVHEITATQPPLRLGMPTCWDEWFPEVARAYGLGDAQVLVYPTAIGSEPDHPDFDTQPLWQHTIVGHAIANGLFVIVPNRYGTEGLITFYGSSFIADPYGRVLVQAPRDEAAVLVADLDLAQGRDWIDLFPFLATRRPDSYAALTEPTRPQHRREV; encoded by the coding sequence ATGCGCCTGATCACCGCCGCTTCGGTGCCCCAGTCCCTCGCCCGCGTCACGGAGCCCACGGCTCCCCCACTTCGGGTCGGGCTGGTCCAGCACGCCTGGGACCCAGACGCCGACGCGTTGCGCGCGACCCTGACCGACGGCATCCGCACCGCCGCCGACGCCGGGGCCCAGATCGTCTTCCTGCCCGAGCTGACCCTGTCGCGCTATCCCGCCGACACGCTGCCGACGGACCGCCCGGACGCCACCGCCGAGTCCCTCACCGACGGGCCGACCATCACCTTCGCGCGCGAGGCGGCCGCGGCCACCGGGGTGCTCGTGCACGCCTCGCTGTTCGAGCGCGCGCCCGCCCCGGACGGCACCGACGACGGTCTGGGCTTCAACACCGCGATCCTCGTGGCCCCTGACGGCACGCTGCTCGCCCACACCCGCAAGACCCACATCCCCGTGACGGCTGGGTACTACGAGGACAAGTACTTCCGGCAGGGCCCGGCCGAGGGCGCCTACCCCGTGCACGAGATCACGGCCACGCAGCCGCCGCTGCGCCTGGGCATGCCGACGTGCTGGGACGAGTGGTTCCCCGAGGTGGCCCGCGCCTACGGCCTCGGCGACGCGCAGGTGCTCGTCTACCCGACCGCGATCGGCTCCGAGCCCGACCACCCCGACTTCGACACCCAGCCGCTGTGGCAGCACACCATCGTCGGGCACGCCATCGCCAACGGCCTGTTCGTCATCGTGCCGAACCGCTACGGCACCGAGGGCCTCATCACCTTCTACGGCAGTTCCTTCATCGCCGATCCCTACGGGCGGGTGCTCGTGCAGGCACCGCGCGACGAGGCAGCCGTGCTCGTCGCCGACCTCGACCTCGCACAGGGCCGCGACTGGATCGACCTGTTCCCGTTCCTCGCCACCCGCCGACCCGACTCCTACGCCGCCCTGACCGAGCCCACCCGCCCCCAGCACCGCCGGGAGGTCTGA
- a CDS encoding DUF3046 domain-containing protein, whose product MRISRFWALAEDEFGAAYAHSLAGSTHLAVLGGRTALEALDAGESPREVWLALCDAMDVPEERRHGLDKPPKR is encoded by the coding sequence ATGCGGATCTCCCGGTTCTGGGCCCTCGCCGAGGACGAGTTCGGTGCTGCCTACGCGCACTCGCTCGCCGGCTCGACGCACCTCGCCGTGCTCGGCGGCCGGACGGCGCTCGAGGCGTTGGATGCCGGTGAGTCACCTCGCGAGGTCTGGCTCGCCCTGTGCGACGCGATGGACGTTCCCGAGGAGCGGCGGCACGGCCTCGACAAGCCGCCGAAGCGCTGA
- a CDS encoding ABC transporter ATP-binding protein: MRPHRCTTVAAVSDDDVLLRARGLTKTFGDFTAVDGIDVEVRRGEAFGFLGPNGAGKSSTMRMIGCVSPASGGELRILGLDPASDGPAIRARLGVCPQKDILDEDLSVEDNLHVYGRFFGLSRSEVRERTTALLDFAQLTERRHDRVEPLSGGMKRRLTIARSLINNPEVLLLDEPTTGLDPQARHVLWDRLFRLKRQGVTLIITTHYMDEAEQLCDRLVVMDKGRIVAQGSPRGLIEEHSTREVLELRFDPDEQAGHLDALADVGERVEVLPDRVLVYTADGDAALATVHARGIRPVSSLVRRSTLEDVFLHLTGRTLVD, from the coding sequence ATGCGGCCACACCGCTGCACTACCGTCGCTGCGGTGAGCGATGACGACGTCCTGCTGCGCGCCCGTGGGCTGACCAAGACCTTCGGCGACTTCACCGCGGTCGACGGCATCGACGTCGAGGTGCGCCGCGGCGAGGCGTTCGGTTTCCTCGGGCCCAACGGTGCCGGCAAGTCGAGCACGATGCGGATGATCGGCTGCGTCTCGCCGGCCAGTGGTGGTGAGCTGAGAATCCTCGGTCTCGACCCGGCATCCGACGGGCCGGCGATCCGGGCACGCCTGGGGGTGTGCCCGCAGAAGGACATCCTCGACGAGGACCTGAGTGTCGAGGACAACCTGCACGTGTACGGCCGGTTCTTCGGGCTCTCCCGCTCCGAGGTGCGTGAGCGAACCACCGCCCTGCTGGACTTCGCGCAGCTCACCGAGCGCCGCCACGACCGGGTCGAGCCGTTGTCGGGAGGGATGAAGCGGCGCCTGACGATCGCCCGCAGCCTCATCAACAATCCGGAGGTGCTGCTCCTGGACGAGCCCACGACCGGGCTGGACCCGCAGGCGCGGCACGTGTTGTGGGACCGGCTCTTCCGGCTCAAGCGTCAGGGCGTGACCCTCATCATCACGACGCACTACATGGACGAGGCCGAGCAGCTGTGCGACCGCCTCGTGGTCATGGACAAGGGGCGCATCGTCGCGCAGGGCAGCCCGCGCGGCCTCATCGAGGAGCACAGCACGCGCGAGGTGCTCGAGCTGCGCTTCGACCCCGACGAGCAGGCGGGCCACCTCGATGCCCTCGCCGACGTGGGGGAGCGCGTCGAGGTGCTGCCCGACAGGGTGCTCGTCTACACCGCCGACGGGGACGCGGCGCTGGCGACGGTGCACGCGCGCGGCATCCGGCCGGTGTCCTCGCTCGTGCGCCGCTCCACCCTGGAGGACGTCTTCCTCCACCTCACCGGCCGAACGCTGGTCGACTGA